Proteins co-encoded in one Zonotrichia albicollis isolate bZonAlb1 chromosome 30, bZonAlb1.hap1, whole genome shotgun sequence genomic window:
- the B4GALT3 gene encoding beta-1,4-galactosyltransferase 3 — MLRRLLERPCSLALLVGCQFAFVAYFSLGGFRNLTALFGRSAGPAVDYSRTHDVYANLSRVGGGTGNGPAATPDPARPLPFCPERSPFLVGPLAVSFSRAPSLEQIQAKNPGVQRGGRYRPPQCESRSRTAVIVPHRNREGHLGHLLYYLHPFLQRQQLHYGIYVVHQAGNCTFNRAKLLNVGVKEALKDEDWDCLFLHDVDLIPENDHNLYTCDPWNPKHASVAMNKFGYSLPYPQYFGGVSALTPDQYMKINGFPNEYWGWGGEDDDIATRVRLAGMKISRPPVSIGHYKMVKHKSDKGNEENPHRFDLLVRTQRTWTQDGMNSLSYALLARELLPLYTNLTADIGCDPRARARPGAAPGAGSGSAASRFRQEMLRKAPREDLPALLPLALSLSLSPPRRGDNNGSAATPRREGTVTATAGGGNRSVASALP; from the exons ATGCTGCGGCGGCTGCTGGAGCGGCCGTGCTCGCTGGCGCTGCTGGTCGGGTGCCAGTTCGCTTTCGTGGCGTATTTCTCGCTCGGTGGCTTCCGTAACCTCACGGCGCTGTTCGGTCGCTCCGCCGGTCCCGCCGTGGATTATTCCCGGACCCACGACGTGTACGCCAACCTGAGCCGCGTCGGTGGCGGCACCGGGAATGGCCCCGCAGCGACGCCGGATCCTGCAAGGCCGCTGCCGTTCTGCCCTGAGAGATCGCCGTTCCTCG TGGGCCCCCTGGCCGTGTCCTTCTCGCGGGCGCCGTCGCTGGAGCAGATCCAGGCCAAGAACCCGGGGGTGCAGCGGGGGGGGCGCTACCGACCCCCCCAGTGCGAGTCCCGCTCCAGGACCGCCGTCATCGTCCCCCACCGCAACCGCGAGGGCCACCTGGGCCACCTGCTCTACTACCTGCACCCCTTCCTGCAGCGCCAGCAGCTGCACTACGGCATCTACGTGGTGCACCAG gccgGGAACTGCACGTTTAACCGGGCCAAGCTGCTGAACGTGGGCGTGAAGGAGGCGCTCAAGGACGAGGACTGGGACTGCCTGTTCCTGCACGACGTGGACCTGATCCCCGAGAACGACCACAACCTGTACACGTGCGACCCCTGGAACCCCAAACACGCCTCCGTGGCCATGAACAAATTCGGGTACAG cctgccGTACCCGCAGTATTTCGGGGGGGTCTCGGCGCTGACCCCAGACCAGTACATGAAGATCAACGGGTTCCCCAACGAGtactggggctgggggggcgaGGACGATGACATCGCCACCAG GGTGCGCCTGGCCGGGATGAAGATCTCCCGCCCTCCCGTCTCCATCGGCCACTACAAAATGGTCAAACACAAGAGCGACAAAGGCAACGAGGAGAACCCGCACAG gttcgACCTGCTGGTGCGCACGCAGCGCACGTGGACGCAGGACGGGATGAACTCGCTCAGTTACGCGCTGCTGGCGCGGGAGCTGCTCCCGCTCTACACCAACCTCACGGCCGACATCGGCTGCGACCCCCGcgcccgcgcccgccccggTGCCGCCCCCGGTGCCGGTTCCGGTTCCGCCGCCAGCCGCTTCCGGCAGGAGATGCTGCGCAAAGCGCCCCGCGAGGACCTGCCCGCGCTGCTGCCGCTGGCGCTGTCGCTGTCGCTGTCACCGCCCCGCCGCGGCGACAACAACGGCAGCGCGGCCACGCCCCGCCGCGAGGGGACAGTGACGGCGACAGCGGGGGGGGGCAACCGGAGCGTGGCATCGGCCCTGCCTTGA